One segment of Salvelinus alpinus chromosome 1, SLU_Salpinus.1, whole genome shotgun sequence DNA contains the following:
- the LOC139579220 gene encoding G protein-activated inward rectifier potassium channel 1-like, with amino-acid sequence MAALRRKFGEDYQVVNTNRDTAAFTAPVKKKRQRFVEKNGRCNVQHGNLGGETSRYISDLFTTLVDLKWRWNLLIFVLTYTVAWLVMASMWWIIAYIRGDINHGHDSSYTPCVANVYNFPSAFLFFIETEATIGYGYRYITEKCPEGIILFLFQSLLGSIVDAFLIGCMFIKMSQPKKRAETLMFSQDSVISQRDGKLCLMFRVGNLRNSHMVSAQIRCKLIKSRQTPEGEFLPLDQCELDVGFGTGADQLFLVSPLTICHEINPKSPFFDLSQRSLMNEQFEIVVILEGIVETTGMTCQARTSYTEDEVLWGHRFLPVMSLEEGFFRVDYSQFHSTFEVNTPPYSVKDHDEKSSLPSPLPTPTLGESHGHARRARVFSVDCINTTDREERAGQSRLPSKLQRMSSSGKEDLQRKVLMLGSQHSEKACSTGDLPLKLQRLSSSPGPEAAARLQLKALKLGFEPMTQSTGDLQLPLTPAPVPARIHTPLPSGGGRPEDNLPAKLRRMNADR; translated from the exons ATGGCCGCGCTACGGAGGAAATTTGGGGAGGACTATCAGGTAGTGAATACAAACCGAGACACCGCCGCTTTTACTGCACCTGTCAAAAAGAAACGCCAGCGGTTCGTGGAGAAGAACGGTCGTTGCAACGTGCAGCACGGGAACCTCGGCGGGGAGACCAGCCGATACATCTCCGACCTCTTCACCACCTTGGTGGACCTCAAGTGGCGATGGAACTTACTTATCTTTGTTCTGACCTATACAGTAgcatggctggtcatggcttctATGTGGTGGATCATCGCCTACATCAGAGGGGACATAAACCATGGCCACGACTCGTCCTACACCCCCTGCGTTGCCAACGTTTACAACTTCCCCTCCGCGTTCCTATTCTTCATAGAGACCGAGGCCACCATCGGCTACGGCTACCGCTACATAACGGAGAAATGTCCAGAGGGCATCATTCTCTTCTTGTTCCAGTCGCTGCTGGGTTCCATCGTGGACGCCTTTCTGATCGGCTGCATGTTCATTAAAATGTCCCAGCCCAAGAAGCGCGCAGAGACGCTTATGTTTAGCCAGGACTCAGTGATCTCGCAGCGCGACGGGAAACTGTGCCTCATGTTCCGCGTGGGCAACCTGCGAAACAGCCATATGGTGTCCGCGCAGATCAGATGCAAACTCATAAAG tctcgtCAGACCCCGGAGGGAGAGTTCCTACCCCTGGACCAGTGTGAGCTGGATGTGGGTTTTGGGACGGGTGCGGACCAGCTCTTCCTAGTATCACCTCTCACCATCTGCCATGAGATCAATCCTAAGAGCCCTTTCTTTGACCTGTCCCAGCGATCCCTCATGAACGAGCAGTTTGAGATTGTTGTCATCCTGGAGGGCATTGTGGAGACCACAG gtatGACGTGTCAGGCGCGGACATCGTACACGGAGGATGAGGTGTTGTGGGGCCACCGCTTCCTGCCCGTCATGTCTCTGGAGGAGGGATTCTTCAGGGTGGACTACTCCCAGTTCCACAGCACTTTCGAGGTCAACACCCCACCCTACAGCGTCAAGGATCACGACGAGAAGTCCTCCCTGCCTTCGCCCCTCCCCACCCCCACGCTGGGCGAGAGCCACGGGCACGCCCGACGTGCCCGAGTCTTCTCTGTGGACTGCATCAACACTACGGACCGGGAGGAGCGGGCGGGGCAGTCCAGGCTGCCCAGTAAGCTTCAGAGGATGAGCTCGTCTGGGAAGGAGGACCTACAGAGGAAGGTTCTGATGCTGGGCTCCCAGCACTCTGAGAAGGCCTGCAGTACTGGAGACCTGCCTCTCAAGTTGCAGCGTCTCAGCTCCTCCCCCGGCCCAGAGGCTGCAGCTCGGCTGCAGCTCAAGGCCTTGAAACTGGGCTTTGAACCCATGACCCAGTCCACTGGAGACCTGCAGCTGCCCCTCaccccagcccccgtccccgcccGCATCCACACCCCTCTGCCCTCAGGAGGGGGCCGACCAGAGGACAACCTGCCGGCAAAATTACGCAGGATGAATGCTGACCGCTGA